The DNA segment GATCCGAACATCAAGGGCATGGTGCTGGACCTGCGCAACGACCCCGGCGGCCTGCTCGACGCGGCCGTGGCCATTTCCACCGCCTTCCTCCCCGAAGATGTGACCGTCGTGTCCACCAACGGCCAGCTCGCGGAAAGCAAGGCGGTCTACAAGGCCTCGCCCGAGTTCTACCAGCGCCGCGGTGCCGGCGACCCGCTCAAGCGGCTGCCTGCAGCGCTCAAGAGCGTTCCGCTGGTGGTGCTGGTGAACGAGGGCTCCGCCTCGGCCAGCGAGATCGTCGCCGGCGCGCTGCAGGACCACAAGCGCGCCACCATCATGGGCAGCCAGACCTTCGGCAAGGGATCGGTTCAGACCGTTCGCCCCCTGGGCCCGGACACCGGCATCAAGCTCACCACGGCGCGCTACTACACGCCCAGCGGCAAGTCGATCCAGGCCAAGGGCATCGTCCCCGACATCATGGTGGACGACAGCCCCGACGGGGACCCCTTCGCCGCATTGCGCATGCGCGAGGCGGACCTCGAGAAGCACCTGACCAGCGGCCAGGGCGAGGAGCAGAAGGACGAAGCGCGCGAGAAGGCCCGCGAGGAAGCCCGCAAGCGCCTCGAGGAAGAAGCCAAGAAGCCCGTCGCCGAGCGCAACAAGATGCCCGAGTTCGGAACCGACAAGGACTTCCAGCTCACCCAGGCCCTCAACCAGCTCAAGGGCCTGACCGTCGTCGTCAGCAAGACGCAGACGGAGCGCAAGGAAGAGAAGAAGGACAACTGACCGGCGGGATGCATCCTTCCAGCGAGGGCCGGACTCCGAGGGGTCCGGCCTTTTGCTTTGTGCCTTCGTGCCCCCCATCGCTCCCGCCCGCACCACGCCCCATCCATGAACGACGACCAGCTCCTGCGTTACTCCCGCCACATCCTGCTCGAAGAAATCGGCATCGAAGGCCAGGAACGGCTGCTCGCCGCCCACGCGCTGGTCATCGGTGCCGGCGGCCTGGGATCGCCTGCAGCCCTGTTCCTCGCTTCGGCAGGCGTGGGCCGCCTGACCCTGGTCGATGCCGACACCGTGGACCTGACCAACCTGCAGCGGCAGATCGCCCACACCACGCAGCGCGTCGGCCAGTCCAAGGTGGCTTCGGCAGCGCAGGCCGTGCAGGCCATCAACCCCGGCGTGCAGGTCGAGGCCCTGCCCCTGCGCGTGGATCCGGCCTGGCTCGACGCCCACGTGCCGCTCGCGGACGTGGTGCTGGACTGCAGCGACAACTACGCGACACGGCAGGCCGTCAACGCCGCCTGCGTGCGCCACCGCGTGCCCCTGGTGGCCGGCGCGGCGATCCGTTTCGACGGACAGATCACCGTGATCGACCCGCGCGCGTCGGATGCACCCTGCTATGCCTGCCTCTTTCCTCCGGAGGCGGCGTTCGAGGAAGTGCTGTGCTCCACGATGGGCGTGTTCGCACCGATGGTCGGCATCATCGGCGCCATGCAGGCGGCCGAGGCGCTCAAGCTGCTCTGCGGGGCAGGACGATCGCTCGCAGGGCGCCTGCTCATGCTGGACGGCCTCTCCATGGAGTGGACCTCCATGCGCGCCGGCCGCGACCCGGCCTGCAGCGTGTGCGGAACACGGCACGCAAAAAAGGGTGCCAGCGGCGAAGTGCTTCGGTAGGAGAAATCCTACCGGGGTAACACCCTGCTGCTGGCAGAATGCCGGCTCTCTCCCTATAAAGTAGAGCCGTGATCAACCCCTCCCATCCGACGCCTTCAGCGGCACCGGCCTCACAGTGAAACTGCGCACCTATATCGTCGAAGACAACGCCACGATCCGGGAGAACCTGATCGGCACGCTGGAGGAGCTGGCGGAAGTCGAAGCCGTGGGTGTCGCCGAAACCGAAGACGAAGGCAAGGAGTGGCTGGCCGCGAACCCCGAACAATGGGACCTGGCCATCGTGGATCTTTTCCTCAGGCAAGGCAGTGGCCTGGGCATCCTCGCTGCCTGCCGCGACCGCACGGCACGCCAGAAGATGGTCGTCCTGAGCAACTACGCCACCCCCGATGTTCGCGTGCGCTGCGCCCAGCTCGGCGTGGACGCCGTCTTCGACAAATCCAACGAGATAGACGCCCTCGTGGAGTACTGCGTGGAACACAGCACGCTGCGCAAGTCCGCCAGCAACGCCTGACAGCGCAATCGTTTTCCCCGCCACGGCGGATCTTCCTGCGGCCTCCGTTGCCGCAGGCCCGCATGCGTGCAGCCGCACGGTGCAGCGTCCCATCCCATGAAGCACAAAACCCCGGAAGGAATCCATCCCTCCGGGGTCCTGGACGCGCGGCAACGTGCGATCCACATATGCCGCGACACGGCATGTGCCAGCGTCCTTTGGCTAGACCGCAGGCCAGACGAGGCGGCATGACGAACAGGTCCGACGAAGATCTGGCCGCACGTCGCGCCAGGGCGCGATGCCCTGCCGCAAACAATCCAGCGATCAATCGATGAGCTTGTTCTTCAGCGCGTAGTAGGTCAGGTCGCTGTTGGACGACAGCGCCATCTTCTCCATCAGGCGCGTGCGGTAGGTGCTCACGGTCTTGACGCTCAGGGACAGGGACTTGGCGATGTCGCCCGCAGTCTCGCCCTTGGCCAGCTTCAGGAACACCTGGAACTCGCGCTCGGACAGCTGCTCGTGCGGAGGCGCGTCGTCCTTGCGATTGAGCTGCTGCGCGAGCAGGTCCGCGACGGCGGGCGTGAGGTAGCGGCGGCCCAGCGAGATGGTGCGGATGGCTTCCACGATCTCCTTGGGGTCGCATTCCTTGTTCAGGTAGCCGCTGGCACCCTGGCGGATGAGGTTGATCGCGTAGTGTTCCTCGGGGTACCCGCTCAGGATGAGGATGCCCATGTCCGGCGCCTTCGCGCGCAGCATGGCCAGCGCATCGAGGCCGCTCTGGCCGGGCATCGACAGGTCCATCAGCAGCACGTCGATCTCGTGGTTGCGCACGAGGTCGATGGCCTCGCGGCCGTTCGAGGCCTCGCCGACTACGCGAAGGTCTACATGTTCTGACAGAAATTGTCGCAATCCCGAGCGGACAATCGCATGGTCATCCACAATGCCGATCTTGATCATTGAGAGTTTCTTTCAAGAGGCAGCTGGGCTGCCCATCATTGGTCAGGTGGCCCATCCACCGTTGCGGGAGCGTGCCTGCGGCGATTGCTGCGGGCTGGTGACATTATCCAGAATTCACCCCCATCCCTACCGGAGAAACATACATATGCGCTGGTCCAATTTTCGCAAGATGGCTGTCAGCCTGCCCCTGGCGCTGCTGGCAGCCGCTGCGTTGGTTGGCATCAATGAGGCCGGATACGCGCGGTCCAACGAGGCCGTGCGCGCGCTGTCGAGCACCTACACGACCCGCGCCGCGCTCAACCGCATGATGCAGAACATGCTGGACGCGGAAACCGGCCTGCGCGGCTACCTGCTCACGGGCGACGACCGCTACCTCCAGCCCTACCAGAAGGCGGCATCCACCATCGATGCCAACCTGGAAGAACTGCGGGCCATCTACCGCTCCTCTCCGGAAGACCAGGAAGACTTCACCCAGCTCTCCCGACAGATCTCCCGCAAGATGTCCGAGCTGGACCTGAGCCTGCGCCTGCGCCGCCAGAACAACGACGACGCCTGGAAGTTCGTCCTCTCCACCGATGTCGGCAAGGAGAACATGGATGCCATCCGCACGCTGTCCGGCCGCCTCGCGCAGCGCAGCGCGGACCGCTCCACGCACCACACCGACGAGATCCTCCACTCCCTCACCCTTTCGCGCATCGGCATCGCGACCGTCGTGGCCATCGGCCTGCTCGCGTTCTACATGTACCTGCGCCAGGCCAGCGCCCTGCAGACCGCCCAGGAACGGGAACAGGAAGCCCTGCAGCGCGAACGCGACCGGCTGGAATTGCTGGTGCGCGAACGCACCGCGTCGCTGACCGAACTGGCGAACCACCTGCAGCAGGTGCGCGAGGACGAGCGGGGCCACCTGGCCCGCGAACTGCACGACGAACTGGGGGCACTGCTCACCGCAGCCAAGCTCGACGTCGCGCGGCTGAAGTCGAAGATCGACGCGCAGTCGCCCGAGATCGCCGAGCGGCTCAAGCACCTCACCGAAACCCTGAACAGCGGCATCGCGCTCAAGCGCAGGATCATCGAGGACCTCCGGCCTTCGTCCCTCTTCAACCTGGGCCTGACCGCCTCGCTGGAGATCCTCGCGCGCGAGTTCGAGCAGCGCAGCAGCGTGGACGTGGAGCTCAATCTCGAATCGGTGGAGCTGCCGGAGGCCGTGCAACTCACGATCTACCGCATGGTTCAGGAGTCGCTGACCAACATCGGCAAGTACGCCAATGCCACCAAGGTGCTGGTGGCCGTGCACAACTATCCCACCCACGTGGCGGTGCAGATCCGCGACAACGGCTCGGGCTTCGACACCAGCAAGGTGCAGACCTCCGCACACGGGCTCATGGGCATGCGCCATCGCGTCGAGGCCGCCGGCGGGCGCCTGACGGTCACCTCCGAGGCCAACGAAGGCACGCTCGTGTCTGCCGTGCTGCCCGTCGTGCACTGAACGCCCCGGGGCGACGCCACGCGCCCGCTGCAGTCGCTTCCACGCACCTCGCTGCGCCGTTTCCGGCGGCTTTCGGTGTGGACTTTTCCCCCCGTTTTCCAGCGCTGCGCACTTGCCGCGGCGGTGGTCGGCCGCGTCCTACAGCGCTGCGCGCCGGGGGCCGGCAGCCTGTGCGCGCCCCCAAATCTACATTGGATCCCAGGCGCCAACGCGACAGCGCCATCGACCAACCACCGACCGGCCCTCCGGTCCAAGAGGAGAAAGATATGTTGCATTACGCAGTCGTTTTTCTGGTGATCGCACTGATCGCCGCACTCTTCGGCTTTGGTGGGATCGCAGCGGGCGCCGTCGGCATCGCCAAGATCCTGTTCTTCGTGTTCGTGATCATGGCCGTCGTCACCTTCGTGCTGAGCCTGCTCAAGCGCGGTTGAACGAACCGACCTGCCTGCCCTGACGACCCGACTACCTGAGGAACAGAAACCATGGAAGCACAGAAACTCGCCGACAAGGCTGCAGACACCGCGCACGACGTGGCCGAAGACATGCTGGACAACGCCCAGGACGCCGTTCGCACCACCCGCAGCGCGGCGAACAAGACCCTGGACAAGGCCGAACGCAAGGTGCGGGAACTGCAGAGCGACGTGGATCCCCTGATCGACGACCTGGCTGCACGCGCCCAGGACCTCGCCTCCCGCGGCATCGCCTACTGCGCCGACACCGGCGAGCGCGCCCGCCGGCAATTCAACCAGGCCGCCGACGCCACCGCCCGCTACGTCTCGGAGCAGCCCGGCAAGTCGCTGGCCATCGCGGCAGCCGCCGGCGCCTTCGTGGCCACGCTGTGCATGCTGGCACGCCGCCCCCGGGGCCGCGACTACTGATCTCCTGACTTGAGTACGCGGGACCGGGAACGGAAGCCTCCAGCAGCCCTCCACCACCGGCCCGCCCCATATCCACAACAACATTCCACGGGCGCTCCATGACCACCCCGAACTCCACACCCACGGCAACTGCATCGCTCACCCTGGACGAGAAAGCCCTCCAGTACGCGGCCACCCAGGATCTCGACGAAGGCGCCGTCACGCCTGCGTACGGCCCGCACCGCGACGCCATCGTGAAGCTGCTGAACGATGCACTGGCGACCGAACTCGTGTGCGTGCTGCGCTACAAGCGCCACTACTTCACGGCCGACGGTCTGGAGTCTCCCGCGATCGCCGCGGAATTCCTGGTCCATGCGAACGAGGAAGCGGCCCACGCCGACCTCATCGCCCAGCGCATCGTGCAACTGGGCGGCGAGCCGGACTTCCGCCCCCGCACGCTGGAAGAACGCAGCCACGCGCAGTACGACGAGTCGTCGGACCTCAAGGCGATGGTGCGCGCCAACCTGGTGGCCGAACGCATCGCTGTCGAGGCCTACCGGCAGATGATCACCCTGATCGGCGACAAGGACCCCACCACGCGCCGCATGCTGGAAGGCATCCTCGCCGACGAGGAAGAGCATGCCGACGAACTCAAGGATTGGCTGCACCGCTGAAGGCGCAGCCGGCCCTCGCAGGCAGTCCACCGGCAAGGAGGGTGCAGAAGGCCGGCGGACTGAAGGATGTCCCCGCACCCGTGTTCTCTCAACCAAACCAAGGAAATAACCATGAAGTACGCTCGTGCACTCGCCTTTGCAGCCCTCGCTGGCGCCACCATCGTCACCACCGGATGCTCGGTGGCACGTGACCAGCAGACCGTGGGCTCCTACGTGGATGACGCCGGCATCACCACCGCCGTGAAGGCCAAGATGGCCGAAGACAAGTCGGTGTCCGCCACGTCCATCAGCGTGGAGACGCTGAACGGCACGGTGCAGCTGTCCGGCTTCGCCAAGTCGCAGGCCGAGAAGGATCGTGCGGAAGCCATCGCCCGCAACACCAAGCACGTGCGCGAAGTGCGCAACAGCATCGTCGTGCGTCCCTGATGCACGCGGGCCGGCGGCCCGACCGCCCGGCCCTCCCTTGCCACAGCAGGCTCCCCATGGAGCCTGTTTTTCTTTTGCAGTCTCCAACGGCAGAGCCCACTGCTCGCCGCAAGTGGCCGCCATCGGCCCGTCCATCCGAAGACGGACCGCACAGGCCCTATGCTTCGCAACCATGCAGGTTTTCAATTGCGACCAGTGCGGTCATCTCGTTTTCTTCGACAGCGTCCAGTGCCTGCACTGCGGCGCGAAGCTGGCCTTCCTGCCTGACCAGCTCACCATGGCGGCTCTGGTGCCTGCGGTGCCGGGCCTGCAGGGTGATACCGATCTGTGGCAGCGGGTGCCGTCGCGCCGCCAGGGCAGCGCCTCGCCGCTGTACCGGATGTGCCACAACCGGGTCGCGCACGCCGCGTGCAACTTCGCGGTGTCCGCCGATGATCCGCAGCAGTTGTGCAGGTCGTGCCGCCAGACACGCATCCTTCCCGACCTCTCGGAACCTGCCAACCTGCGCCGCTGGAAGCAGATCGAGCATGCCAAGCGGCAGCTCTACTACACCCTCGCACGCCTGGGCCTGCAACCCGCGCCCGACGGTGCCAGCCCGGTCTTCGAATTCCTGGCGGACCAGCCCGGCCATCCCGTGATGACGGGGCATGCAGCCGGAACCATCACGCTCAACGTGGCCGAAGCGGACGACGACGAACGCGCCCGGCGGCGGCTCGCCCTGCACGAACCCTACCGCACCCTGCTCGGCCACCTGCGGCACGAATCGGGCCATTTCTACTGGGACCACCTGCTGCTGGAATCGGGCCGGCTGGAGGAGTTTCGCTCGGTCTTCGGCGACGAACGCCAGGACTACGCCCAGGCCCTGCAGGCCTACTACGCCAGCAGCCCGCACCTGGGCGGATGGCGCGAGCGCCACGTGAGCGCCTATGCCACCGCCCACCCCTGGGAAGACTGGGCAGAAACCTGGGCCCACTACCTGCACATGGTCGATCTGCTGGAGACCGCCTCCAGCTACCACACGGGCCTGGAAATCCCGGAAAGCGGCGTGGTGCAGAGCTACCGCGTGGGCAATCCGTTCGCCACGGACCGGCCGGATTTCGAGGCCATGGTGCAGGAATGGGTGCCGCTGACGCTGCTGCTCAACAGCCTGAACCGGAGCCTGGGCCAGCAGGACGCCTACCCCTTCGCCCTGTCGTCCGGGGCGCTGGCCAAATTGCGCTTCGTGCACGACATCGTTCACCCGTGAGGCCCGGGCGGGCCCGGAGGGGCATCAGCCCGCCGGGGACATCGCCCGCACCCTGTCGGTAAGCCGCTGGCAGACCCCGGGAGACACGAACTTGTCCACTTCGCCGCCGAGCACGGCGATCTCGCGCACGAACGTGCTGCTGATGAACTGGTACTTGTCGCTCGGGGTGAGGAAGACGGTCTCGACCTCGGGCATGAGGCTGCGGTTCATGCCGGCGAGCTGGAATTCATAGTCGAAGTCGGTGACGGCACGCAGGCCGCGCACCATCGCCTTGCCGCCGCGCGCGACCACGAAGTCGCGCAGCAGGCCGGAAAAGCTTTCCACCTGCACCTGGGGATAGGGCCGGACCGCCTCGCGCACCATCTCTATGCGCTCCTCCAGACTGAACAGCGTTTTCTTGTGGTGGCCCGCGGCGACCGCCACGATCACGCTGCCGAACAGCTGCGTGGCGCGGCGCACCACGTCCTCGTGGCCCAGCGTGATGGGATCGAAAGTGCCGGGATAGACGGCGATGACGTTCTGGACCATGGCGGGCGGATCTCCTGGATTGAAGGCAGTCGGTGGAGCGGATTATTGCGGCGCTCCTGCGCCCCAGGCCGGACGGGCGCGAAAAGCCGCATCCGGTCCATGGACCATGGCATGGCGCCTTGCCGCGCGAGGCGGCGCTAGAGCTTGCGGATCAGGTGGGCATGCACCGCGCCCGCCCGCAGATGGCGATGGATGGCGAGGCCCAGGGGTGCCAGCGCCGCATCGTCCCAGGGCTGCGGCGCCTCGAGATAGATGAATCCATCCTCCGCAAGCACCGGAGCGGCAGCCGCCAGGGCCGCTTCGAACAGGCCGCCGTCGAAAGGCGGATCGAGCAGCACCAAATGCGCGGAGCCCGGCCCGCGCTGGCGCAGGACGGCCACGCCGTCGCCCCGCTGCACCCGCGCCGCCGTGGCGCCCAGCTTTTCACAGGAACGCCGCAGCTGATCGGCCAGTGCCGCATCGCTTTCCACCAGCAGCACTTCCACCGCTCCGCGGGATGCAGCCTCCAGGCCGAGCGCGCCCGTGCCGGCGAAGGCATCGATACAGCGCCATCCCGCAAGGTCCTGCCCCAGCCAGTTGAACAGGGTTTCACGCACCCGGTCCGGCGTGGGCCGCAACCCCGGGCGCGGCGGCACCGGCAGCCGCGTGCGCTTCCAGAGCCCGCCGATGATGCGCACTTCGCCCGCACCGGCATGCCCGCCCTGCCGGGCTGCCGAACTCGCCGCGGGGCGCTGGGGCGCAGCAGGCTTGCGCGGCGCCGGGCTCATGGCGCGCTCCCGCCGACCACCACGGTCACCATCCGCGCCGGCTGCAGCTTGCGTGCCATCGCCGCGCGGATGCCCTCCGCGGTCAACGCTTCCACCCGGTCGGTCCAGTGCTCGAGATAGTCGAGCGGCAGGTCATTCCAGGCAATGTTCACGACGTTCCCGAGCAGCTTGCGGTTGCTATCGATGCGCAGCGCGAAGCCACCGATCAAATTGTCCTTGGCGGCGCGCAATTCCGTGGCCGTGGGACCTTCGGCAACGAAGCGGGCGAGCACGTCGCGCGACACCTGAACGGCCTGCTCCGCCTGGTCCGGGCGCGTCTGCAGCGCGACGACGAAGGGGCCGGCATCCAGCCCCGGGGAAAACTGGCTGTACACGCTGTAGCTCAGTCCGCGCTTTTCGCGCACCTCCTCCGTCAGCCGCGACGTGAAGCCGCCGCCGCCCAGGATGTGGTTGCCCACGAGCAGCGCGAGGAAATCGGGATCCTTGCGCGGAAAACTGGGCTGGCCGATCAGCACGTGCGCCTGGGCCGAGGCGAATGGAATGCGCTCCTCCTGCGCCTGGGCCAGCGGCTGCACGGGCGGCACCGGGGGCAATGCGGCGCAGCCCGAGGCGTCCGAGGCCGGCAGGCGCGAGAGCAGCGTCCGGGCCAGGGCTCGGGCCTGCTCCCGGTTCACCGCACCCACGATGCTCACCCGAGCCCGGCAGGCCTGCAGGTAGCGGTCGTGGAAGTTCTGCAGGTCCGCGACTTCGATGCGTGCCAGCGTCTCCGGCGTGGCGCGCTGGCCGTAGGGATGGGATCCATAGACGGCCTGCGAGAAAGCCCTGGCGGCCACCGTGCCGGGCCGTGTTTCCGCTTCCTTCAGCGAGGCGCTCCACCTCGCGCGCTCGCGCTGCCAGATATCCTGCGCGAAGGCCGGCTGGGCGATCTGCCGCGCGGCCAGGCGGGCGGCGCGGTCCAGCAGGTCGGCATCGCTAAGCGAGCGCAGCCCGTAGCTGAAGCCGTCCCGCTCCGCGGACGCCTGCAGGCTCGCGCCCAGATCGGCCCAGGCCTCGCCCAGGGCGTTCTCGTCCATCGCGGGTTCGGCACCGTCGGCGCGCACGCCCTTGGACGACATGGCGGCCGCGGCCGCCGCCAGGCCGGCCTGCGGGGCGGGATCGCGCCGTGCTCCGGCATCGAAATCGACCTGCACATCC comes from the Paracidovorax avenae ATCC 19860 genome and includes:
- a CDS encoding sensor histidine kinase, yielding MRWSNFRKMAVSLPLALLAAAALVGINEAGYARSNEAVRALSSTYTTRAALNRMMQNMLDAETGLRGYLLTGDDRYLQPYQKAASTIDANLEELRAIYRSSPEDQEDFTQLSRQISRKMSELDLSLRLRRQNNDDAWKFVLSTDVGKENMDAIRTLSGRLAQRSADRSTHHTDEILHSLTLSRIGIATVVAIGLLAFYMYLRQASALQTAQEREQEALQRERDRLELLVRERTASLTELANHLQQVREDERGHLARELHDELGALLTAAKLDVARLKSKIDAQSPEIAERLKHLTETLNSGIALKRRIIEDLRPSSLFNLGLTASLEILAREFEQRSSVDVELNLESVELPEAVQLTIYRMVQESLTNIGKYANATKVLVAVHNYPTHVAVQIRDNGSGFDTSKVQTSAHGLMGMRHRVEAAGGRLTVTSEANEGTLVSAVLPVVH
- a CDS encoding zinc-binding metallopeptidase family protein, coding for MQVFNCDQCGHLVFFDSVQCLHCGAKLAFLPDQLTMAALVPAVPGLQGDTDLWQRVPSRRQGSASPLYRMCHNRVAHAACNFAVSADDPQQLCRSCRQTRILPDLSEPANLRRWKQIEHAKRQLYYTLARLGLQPAPDGASPVFEFLADQPGHPVMTGHAAGTITLNVAEADDDERARRRLALHEPYRTLLGHLRHESGHFYWDHLLLESGRLEEFRSVFGDERQDYAQALQAYYASSPHLGGWRERHVSAYATAHPWEDWAETWAHYLHMVDLLETASSYHTGLEIPESGVVQSYRVGNPFATDRPDFEAMVQEWVPLTLLLNSLNRSLGQQDAYPFALSSGALAKLRFVHDIVHP
- a CDS encoding ferritin-like domain-containing protein, giving the protein MTTPNSTPTATASLTLDEKALQYAATQDLDEGAVTPAYGPHRDAIVKLLNDALATELVCVLRYKRHYFTADGLESPAIAAEFLVHANEEAAHADLIAQRIVQLGGEPDFRPRTLEERSHAQYDESSDLKAMVRANLVAERIAVEAYRQMITLIGDKDPTTRRMLEGILADEEEHADELKDWLHR
- a CDS encoding response regulator is translated as MIKIGIVDDHAIVRSGLRQFLSEHVDLRVVGEASNGREAIDLVRNHEIDVLLMDLSMPGQSGLDALAMLRAKAPDMGILILSGYPEEHYAINLIRQGASGYLNKECDPKEIVEAIRTISLGRRYLTPAVADLLAQQLNRKDDAPPHEQLSEREFQVFLKLAKGETAGDIAKSLSLSVKTVSTYRTRLMEKMALSSNSDLTYYALKNKLID
- a CDS encoding DUF1328 domain-containing protein — translated: MLHYAVVFLVIALIAALFGFGGIAAGAVGIAKILFFVFVIMAVVTFVLSLLKRG
- a CDS encoding HesA/MoeB/ThiF family protein: MNDDQLLRYSRHILLEEIGIEGQERLLAAHALVIGAGGLGSPAALFLASAGVGRLTLVDADTVDLTNLQRQIAHTTQRVGQSKVASAAQAVQAINPGVQVEALPLRVDPAWLDAHVPLADVVLDCSDNYATRQAVNAACVRHRVPLVAGAAIRFDGQITVIDPRASDAPCYACLFPPEAAFEEVLCSTMGVFAPMVGIIGAMQAAEALKLLCGAGRSLAGRLLMLDGLSMEWTSMRAGRDPACSVCGTRHAKKGASGEVLR
- a CDS encoding M16 family metallopeptidase, with protein sequence MMPLAIKKTALRAAFAAAAGLMAAQSAWALLPIQHWTEPSGARVWLVESPGIPMVDVQVDFDAGARRDPAPQAGLAAAAAAMSSKGVRADGAEPAMDENALGEAWADLGASLQASAERDGFSYGLRSLSDADLLDRAARLAARQIAQPAFAQDIWQRERARWSASLKEAETRPGTVAARAFSQAVYGSHPYGQRATPETLARIEVADLQNFHDRYLQACRARVSIVGAVNREQARALARTLLSRLPASDASGCAALPPVPPVQPLAQAQEERIPFASAQAHVLIGQPSFPRKDPDFLALLVGNHILGGGGFTSRLTEEVREKRGLSYSVYSQFSPGLDAGPFVVALQTRPDQAEQAVQVSRDVLARFVAEGPTATELRAAKDNLIGGFALRIDSNRKLLGNVVNIAWNDLPLDYLEHWTDRVEALTAEGIRAAMARKLQPARMVTVVVGGSAP
- the coaD gene encoding pantetheine-phosphate adenylyltransferase; translated protein: MVQNVIAVYPGTFDPITLGHEDVVRRATQLFGSVIVAVAAGHHKKTLFSLEERIEMVREAVRPYPQVQVESFSGLLRDFVVARGGKAMVRGLRAVTDFDYEFQLAGMNRSLMPEVETVFLTPSDKYQFISSTFVREIAVLGGEVDKFVSPGVCQRLTDRVRAMSPAG
- a CDS encoding response regulator; protein product: MKLRTYIVEDNATIRENLIGTLEELAEVEAVGVAETEDEGKEWLAANPEQWDLAIVDLFLRQGSGLGILAACRDRTARQKMVVLSNYATPDVRVRCAQLGVDAVFDKSNEIDALVEYCVEHSTLRKSASNA
- the rsmD gene encoding 16S rRNA (guanine(966)-N(2))-methyltransferase RsmD, yielding MSPAPRKPAAPQRPAASSAARQGGHAGAGEVRIIGGLWKRTRLPVPPRPGLRPTPDRVRETLFNWLGQDLAGWRCIDAFAGTGALGLEAASRGAVEVLLVESDAALADQLRRSCEKLGATAARVQRGDGVAVLRQRGPGSAHLVLLDPPFDGGLFEAALAAAAPVLAEDGFIYLEAPQPWDDAALAPLGLAIHRHLRAGAVHAHLIRKL
- a CDS encoding S41 family peptidase; this encodes MGHKLKIAGWVSVGVVAGALTTVSLQTVARGAMTPLPLEEIQQLSAVFGLIKTDYVEPVDDKKLITDAISGMVSSLDPHSQYFDKKSFKEFREGTTGRFVGVGIEITQEDGLIKIVSPIEGSPAFRAGLKTNDLITKIDDTAVKGLALNEAVKKMRGEPNTQVTLTIFRKDESRTFPVTVTREEIKTQSVKGKEIEPGYAWIRLSQFQERTVDDFVRKVEEIYRQDPNIKGMVLDLRNDPGGLLDAAVAISTAFLPEDVTVVSTNGQLAESKAVYKASPEFYQRRGAGDPLKRLPAALKSVPLVVLVNEGSASASEIVAGALQDHKRATIMGSQTFGKGSVQTVRPLGPDTGIKLTTARYYTPSGKSIQAKGIVPDIMVDDSPDGDPFAALRMREADLEKHLTSGQGEEQKDEAREKAREEARKRLEEEAKKPVAERNKMPEFGTDKDFQLTQALNQLKGLTVVVSKTQTERKEEKKDN
- a CDS encoding BON domain-containing protein: MKYARALAFAALAGATIVTTGCSVARDQQTVGSYVDDAGITTAVKAKMAEDKSVSATSISVETLNGTVQLSGFAKSQAEKDRAEAIARNTKHVREVRNSIVVRP